The following proteins come from a genomic window of Campylobacter coli 76339:
- a CDS encoding Periplasmic nitrate reductase precursor produces MNRRDFIKNTAIASAASVAGLSVPSPVLGAQEEEWKWDKAVCRFCGTGCGIMIARKDGKIVATKGDPAAPVNRGLNCIKGYFNAKIMYGEDRLVMPLLRMNDKGEFDKKGKFKQVSWQRAFDEMEKQFKKAYNELGVSGIGIFGSGQYTIQEGYAALKLAKAGFRTNNIDPNARHCMASAVVGFMQTFGVDEPSGCYDDIELTDTIITWGANMAEMHPILWSRVSDRKLSNLDKVKVVNLSTFSNRTSNIADIEIIFKPNTDLAIWNYIAREIVYNHPEAMDKKFIKDHCVFATGYADIGYGMRNNPNHPKFKESEKDTVAKENVITLDEEEATSLSYLGVKAGDKLEMKHQGVADKNWEISFEEFKKGLAPYTLEYTAKVAKGDDNESLEDFKKKLQELANLYIEKNRKVVSFWTMGFNQHTRGSWVNEQAYMVHFLLGKQAKPGSGAFSLTGQPSACGTAREVGTFSHRLPADMVVANPKHREISEKIWKVPAKTINPKPGSPYLNIMRDLEDGKIKFAWVQVNNPWQNTANANHWIAAAREMDNFIVVSDCYPGISAKVADLILPSAMIYEKWGAYGNAERRTQHWKQQVLPVGAAMSDTWQILEFAKRFKLKEVWKEQKVDNKLTLPSVLEEAKAMGYSEDDTLFDVLFANKEAKSFTLDDAVMKDFDNSEVKGDERKIQGSDGKEFKGYGFFVQKYLWEEYRKFGLGHGHDLADFNTYHQVRGLRWPVVNGKETQWRFNTKFDYYAKKAAPNSDFAFYGEFNKMLTNGDLVAPKDEKEHSIKNKAKIFFRPFMKAPERPSEEYPFWLATGRVLEHWHSGTMTMRVPELYRAVPEALCYMSEKDGEKLGLNQGDLVWVESRRGKVKARVDMRGRNKPPVGLVYVPWFDENVYINKVTLDATCPLSKQTDFKKCAVKIYKA; encoded by the coding sequence ATGAATAGAAGGGATTTTATTAAAAATACCGCTATTGCGAGTGCTGCTAGTGTTGCAGGTTTGAGCGTTCCAAGCCCAGTATTGGGCGCCCAAGAAGAAGAGTGGAAATGGGATAAAGCTGTTTGTAGATTTTGCGGAACGGGCTGTGGAATTATGATAGCTAGAAAAGATGGTAAGATCGTGGCAACAAAGGGCGATCCTGCTGCTCCTGTAAATCGTGGACTTAACTGTATTAAAGGTTATTTTAATGCTAAAATCATGTACGGAGAAGATCGTCTTGTTATGCCTTTGCTTCGCATGAACGATAAGGGAGAATTTGACAAAAAAGGGAAATTTAAACAAGTTTCTTGGCAAAGAGCTTTTGATGAAATGGAAAAGCAATTTAAAAAAGCTTATAATGAACTAGGAGTAAGCGGTATAGGAATTTTTGGAAGTGGGCAATATACTATCCAAGAGGGTTATGCAGCTTTAAAACTCGCAAAAGCAGGTTTTAGGACAAACAATATTGATCCAAATGCAAGACATTGTATGGCTTCTGCTGTGGTTGGCTTTATGCAAACTTTTGGTGTGGATGAGCCATCAGGCTGTTATGATGATATAGAGCTTACGGATACTATCATCACTTGGGGGGCAAATATGGCTGAAATGCACCCTATACTTTGGTCAAGGGTTAGTGATAGAAAATTGAGCAATCTTGACAAAGTTAAAGTTGTAAATTTAAGTACCTTTTCTAATCGTACTTCAAATATTGCCGATATTGAAATCATTTTCAAACCAAATACAGATCTAGCTATTTGGAATTATATAGCAAGAGAGATAGTTTATAATCATCCTGAAGCTATGGATAAAAAATTTATTAAAGACCACTGTGTCTTTGCAACAGGATATGCAGATATTGGTTATGGTATGAGAAATAATCCAAATCATCCTAAATTCAAAGAAAGTGAAAAAGATACCGTTGCAAAAGAAAATGTGATCACTTTGGATGAAGAAGAAGCTACTTCTCTTTCTTATCTTGGCGTAAAAGCAGGCGATAAGCTTGAAATGAAACATCAAGGTGTTGCTGATAAGAATTGGGAAATTTCTTTTGAAGAATTTAAAAAAGGTTTGGCACCTTATACTTTAGAATATACTGCAAAAGTAGCTAAGGGCGATGATAATGAATCTTTAGAAGATTTCAAGAAAAAACTTCAAGAATTAGCTAATTTATATATAGAAAAAAATCGTAAAGTTGTAAGCTTTTGGACTATGGGCTTTAATCAACACACAAGAGGTTCGTGGGTAAATGAGCAAGCTTATATGGTGCATTTTTTACTAGGTAAACAAGCTAAACCAGGTAGTGGAGCCTTCTCTTTGACAGGGCAACCAAGTGCTTGTGGAACTGCTAGGGAAGTAGGAACATTCTCTCACCGCTTGCCTGCAGATATGGTTGTAGCAAATCCAAAACATAGAGAAATTTCAGAAAAAATTTGGAAAGTACCTGCAAAAACAATCAATCCAAAACCAGGCTCACCTTATCTAAATATCATGAGAGATTTAGAGGATGGTAAGATTAAATTCGCTTGGGTTCAAGTAAACAATCCATGGCAAAATACTGCAAATGCAAACCACTGGATCGCAGCAGCTAGAGAGATGGATAATTTTATCGTTGTGAGTGATTGTTATCCTGGAATTTCAGCAAAAGTGGCTGATCTTATCTTACCAAGTGCGATGATTTATGAAAAATGGGGTGCTTATGGTAATGCTGAAAGAAGAACTCAGCATTGGAAACAACAAGTTTTACCTGTAGGCGCTGCTATGAGTGATACTTGGCAAATTTTAGAATTTGCAAAACGCTTTAAACTTAAAGAGGTTTGGAAAGAACAAAAGGTAGACAATAAACTTACTTTACCAAGTGTATTAGAAGAAGCAAAAGCTATGGGTTATAGCGAGGATGATACACTTTTTGATGTTTTATTTGCTAATAAAGAAGCAAAAAGCTTTACTTTAGATGATGCTGTTATGAAAGATTTTGACAATAGCGAAGTTAAGGGCGATGAAAGAAAAATCCAAGGTAGTGATGGAAAAGAATTTAAAGGATATGGCTTTTTCGTTCAAAAATATCTTTGGGAAGAGTATCGTAAATTCGGCTTAGGCCATGGTCATGATTTGGCTGATTTTAACACTTATCATCAAGTAAGAGGTTTAAGATGGCCAGTGGTAAATGGCAAAGAAACACAATGGAGATTTAATACTAAATTTGATTATTATGCTAAAAAAGCAGCTCCAAATTCAGACTTTGCTTTCTATGGTGAATTTAACAAAATGCTTACCAATGGGGATTTAGTAGCTCCTAAGGATGAAAAAGAGCATAGTATTAAAAACAAGGCTAAAATTTTCTTTAGACCATTTATGAAAGCACCTGAAAGACCAAGTGAAGAATATCCATTTTGGCTTGCAACCGGAAGGGTTTTGGAGCATTGGCACAGTGGAACTATGACTATGCGTGTACCAGAACTTTACCGTGCTGTTCCAGAAGCACTTTGTTATATGAGTGAAAAAGATGGCGAAAAATTAGGTTTAAATCAAGGAGATTTGGTTTGGGTAGAATCGCGTCGTGGTAAGGTAAAAGCAAGAGTGGATATGCGTGGTAGAAATAAACCACCTGTAGGGCTTGTTTATGTACCTTGGTTTGATGAGAATGTTTATATCAATAAAGTTACTTTGGATGCAACTTGCCCACTTTCTAAACAAACTGACTTTAAAAAATGTGCGGTAAAAATCTATAAAGCTTAA
- a CDS encoding Thiol peroxidase, Tpx-type, with protein MSSVNFKGNPVKLKGNSVEVGVEAPKVGLKAKDLSTIEIGAAGKTQIVLSLPSLDTPVCATEAREFNKKVASYNGAEVVVVSMDLPFAMGRFCSTEGIENLSVASDFVAKEFGEKYGVLIGEGPLEGLLARAVFVIKDGKIAYKELVSEVTEMPDIAKLDAFFGGSSCCGGCGCH; from the coding sequence ATGAGTTCAGTAAATTTTAAAGGAAACCCAGTAAAACTTAAAGGAAATTCAGTAGAAGTTGGAGTAGAAGCTCCTAAAGTAGGACTTAAAGCTAAAGATTTGAGCACGATTGAAATTGGTGCTGCAGGTAAAACACAAATTGTTCTAAGTCTTCCAAGCTTGGATACTCCAGTTTGTGCAACTGAAGCAAGAGAATTTAATAAAAAAGTTGCAAGCTATAATGGGGCAGAAGTTGTAGTTGTAAGCATGGATTTACCTTTTGCTATGGGTAGATTTTGTAGCACAGAAGGTATAGAAAATCTAAGTGTTGCTAGTGATTTTGTGGCAAAAGAATTTGGAGAAAAATACGGAGTTTTGATCGGCGAAGGTCCACTAGAAGGTCTTTTAGCTCGTGCTGTATTTGTAATTAAAGATGGCAAAATCGCTTACAAAGAATTAGTAAGTGAAGTGACTGAAATGCCAGATATCGCAAAGCTTGATGCATTTTTTGGTGGATCTAGCTGCTGCGGTGGATGTGGTTGTCATTAA
- a CDS encoding Major antigenic peptide PEB2 gives MKKYLFLSLIATSFLNAEVLVYGPGGPAPVMKELALKFEEKTKEKVVVTAGPTPSWFKKAKKDADLIFSGNTSMMDGFIKRIPSLNLEDLVVLNARPSGIIVRPNNPKNIKNFEDILKNNVNVMVVDGAGQVGLYEDMALKDGKRENLVKLRKNIKVYAKNSKMAIDEWNNNPKIDALIIWSHWAKVLGDKALFIEDEKAAVYRTAEIIPTKKGLQNKQALEFVKFIQSDEVQKIWKKYAWNELD, from the coding sequence ATGAAAAAATATTTATTTTTAAGTTTAATTGCAACAAGTTTTTTAAATGCCGAAGTTTTAGTTTATGGTCCTGGTGGTCCTGCGCCTGTTATGAAAGAACTGGCATTGAAATTTGAAGAAAAAACTAAAGAAAAAGTTGTAGTGACTGCAGGTCCTACCCCATCGTGGTTTAAAAAGGCTAAAAAAGATGCGGATTTGATTTTTTCAGGCAATACTTCTATGATGGATGGATTTATCAAAAGAATTCCTAGCTTGAATTTGGAAGATTTGGTTGTTTTAAATGCCCGTCCTTCAGGGATCATCGTGCGTCCTAATAATCCAAAAAATATCAAAAATTTTGAAGATATTTTAAAAAACAATGTAAATGTTATGGTTGTTGATGGTGCAGGGCAAGTTGGACTTTATGAGGATATGGCTTTAAAAGATGGTAAAAGAGAAAATTTGGTCAAGTTGCGTAAAAATATTAAAGTTTATGCTAAAAATTCCAAAATGGCTATAGATGAGTGGAATAATAATCCAAAAATAGACGCTTTAATCATTTGGTCGCATTGGGCTAAGGTTTTAGGAGATAAGGCTTTGTTTATCGAAGATGAAAAAGCAGCAGTTTATCGCACAGCTGAAATAATTCCTACTAAAAAAGGACTTCAAAACAAACAAGCTTTAGAATTTGTGAAATTTATTCAAAGTGATGAGGTTCAAAAAATTTGGAAAAAATACGCTTGGAATGAGCTTGATTGA
- a CDS encoding ATP-dependent DNA helicase UvrD/PcrA/Rep, epsilon proteobacterial type 1, giving the protein MPLSRLNEEQYLAATANFGHNLIIASAGTGKTSTIVARISYLLSQGVAPQKIMLLTFTNKASKEMISRLGKYFDKNITGKILAGTFHSTAYTLLKSANKDVVLKQASELKTLLKSVYEKRTFRHLSDMKPYQPSYLYDIYSLFQNKAYDQDFYHWFCINYEDQSIYAEIYEDILKEYSEEKKRFNYVDFNDLLLNLKTLLNEKKYEFDEILVDEYQDTNALQSSLIEAFESKSLFCVGDYDQSIYAFNGADINIIGGFKQRFKDAQIFSLNKNYRSSRSILALANKVILNNERLYPKELIVTRKDEFKAPSLLTFEELFDQYQNIAKMILTSGVSLEEIAVIFRNNSSADGIEVALREQGIASVRKGSGSFFESLEVKAFSAMLALVVNPKDIMAFIHLVQYTKGVGGVLAKEIFDALLKLGHGSLIRGFLEPDKSVNLQNHQKRNYQLGLFADLEELASENRFKFESEFNAHPILKLSKINDLCAKNLEKIYFFLKKAMETKHSLALVNLICENSFYKEICEELAIKRATNKAGQVDLLRKKENLEKIEMKFNVLKELTKNYSDIYKYYNFLTLGASEMSNGKGVNLLSVHASKGLEFDLVFVIDLAQGRFPNQKLMSMGGSLEEERRLFYVAVTRAKNILYLSYAKYDKNKKTAFAPSRFLIEAGLCKGELTID; this is encoded by the coding sequence ATGCCACTTTCTAGATTAAATGAAGAGCAGTATTTAGCTGCTACTGCAAATTTTGGACACAATCTGATTATAGCAAGCGCAGGGACGGGAAAAACTTCTACTATAGTTGCAAGAATTTCCTATCTTTTAAGTCAGGGTGTAGCACCACAAAAAATCATGCTTTTGACTTTTACCAATAAAGCCAGTAAAGAAATGATAAGTCGTTTAGGAAAATATTTTGATAAAAACATCACAGGAAAAATTTTAGCAGGAACTTTTCACAGTACAGCCTATACTTTACTTAAAAGCGCAAACAAAGATGTGGTTTTAAAACAGGCCAGTGAGTTAAAAACCTTGCTTAAGAGCGTTTATGAAAAAAGAACTTTTAGGCATTTAAGCGATATGAAACCTTATCAGCCAAGCTATTTGTATGATATATATTCTTTATTTCAAAACAAGGCTTATGATCAAGATTTTTACCATTGGTTTTGTATAAATTATGAAGATCAAAGTATTTATGCAGAAATTTATGAAGATATATTAAAAGAATATAGCGAAGAAAAAAAGCGTTTTAATTATGTGGATTTTAACGATTTACTTTTGAATTTAAAAACTCTTTTAAATGAAAAAAAATACGAATTTGATGAAATTTTGGTAGATGAATACCAAGACACTAATGCACTTCAGAGTTCTTTAATCGAAGCTTTTGAAAGTAAGAGTTTATTTTGTGTGGGCGATTATGATCAAAGTATTTATGCTTTTAATGGCGCAGATATCAATATCATAGGTGGATTTAAGCAGCGTTTTAAGGATGCTCAAATTTTTTCTTTAAACAAAAACTACCGCTCTTCAAGAAGTATCCTAGCTTTGGCAAATAAGGTGATTTTAAATAATGAAAGACTCTATCCAAAAGAACTTATAGTTACAAGGAAGGATGAATTTAAAGCTCCTTCTTTACTTACTTTTGAAGAATTATTTGATCAGTATCAAAATATAGCTAAAATGATACTTACTAGCGGAGTGAGCTTGGAAGAAATTGCCGTTATTTTCCGCAATAATTCGAGTGCAGATGGTATCGAAGTAGCCTTAAGAGAGCAAGGGATTGCAAGTGTAAGAAAAGGAAGTGGGAGTTTTTTTGAAAGTTTAGAGGTTAAAGCTTTTAGCGCTATGCTTGCTCTTGTGGTAAATCCTAAGGATATCATGGCATTTATTCATTTAGTTCAATACACCAAAGGCGTAGGTGGAGTTTTGGCAAAGGAAATTTTTGACGCTCTTTTAAAATTAGGTCATGGTAGCTTGATAAGGGGTTTTTTAGAACCTGATAAAAGTGTGAATTTGCAAAACCATCAAAAAAGAAATTACCAGCTTGGACTTTTTGCGGATTTAGAGGAATTAGCCAGTGAAAATCGTTTTAAATTTGAGAGCGAGTTTAATGCTCATCCTATCTTAAAGCTTTCAAAGATCAATGATTTGTGTGCTAAAAATTTAGAAAAAATTTATTTTTTCTTAAAAAAGGCTATGGAAACAAAGCATTCTTTAGCCTTGGTTAATTTAATTTGTGAAAATTCTTTTTATAAGGAAATTTGTGAAGAACTAGCCATCAAAAGAGCAACAAATAAAGCCGGACAAGTAGATCTTTTAAGAAAAAAAGAAAATTTAGAAAAGATAGAAATGAAATTTAATGTCTTAAAAGAACTCACTAAAAATTATAGTGATATTTATAAGTATTATAATTTCTTAACCCTAGGTGCAAGCGAGATGAGCAATGGCAAGGGTGTAAATTTACTGAGTGTGCATGCGAGTAAGGGTTTGGAATTTGACTTGGTATTTGTAATTGATCTTGCGCAAGGGCGTTTTCCAAACCAAAAACTTATGAGTATGGGCGGAAGTTTAGAGGAAGAAAGAAGACTTTTTTATGTTGCAGTAACAAGGGCTAAAAATATACTTTATCTTAGTTATGCAAAATACGATAAAAATAAAAAAACCGCTTTTGCACCTTCGCGTTTTCTTATAGAAGCAGGGCTTTGTAAGGGAGAGTTAACTATAGATTGA
- a CDS encoding Probable periplasmic protein Cj0776c, with product MNFKIFSIIVGILVTVILILGGTYYYLFEYSKPDYTAVTQNSNEQNRYTSTNAYTTTQNSYVSDTTNINNNIDLNLTQSNQNNMDLNLAQNDQNSEQNETIIDNKVINNAVVNKDANQTFTDSDNNKSVIEKNQNKKQNNENKLAAIEKEINKQKKILEQEKTLKSQNTNKNNKTNHKAKKLSPAQEYLSLGKNSRLEPQLSTENMKVYVLDGKFLSDYRIKLLKDMLTSIEDNSKDYFLSVFVKMLPKGEMNLTIYNKDIIFSDMKKAYKYISIDKISPYVKTPEMLNQYVAREEIIERLKFQIKTQGKGSDFSKHINSLKAGLDTAQYFFPFCEIIEITSVK from the coding sequence ATGAATTTTAAAATTTTTTCTATCATTGTGGGAATTTTAGTGACTGTGATTTTAATACTCGGTGGGACTTATTATTATCTTTTTGAGTATTCTAAACCTGATTATACGGCCGTAACACAGAATTCAAATGAACAAAATCGATACACTAGCACCAACGCCTATACAACAACTCAAAATTCTTATGTTTCCGATACTACAAATATAAATAATAATATAGATTTAAATTTAACTCAAAGTAATCAAAACAATATGGACTTAAATTTAGCTCAAAATGATCAAAATAGCGAGCAAAATGAAACAATTATAGACAACAAGGTTATAAACAATGCAGTTGTCAATAAAGACGCAAACCAAACCTTTACCGATAGTGACAATAATAAAAGTGTTATAGAAAAAAACCAAAATAAAAAACAAAACAATGAAAACAAATTAGCAGCAATTGAAAAAGAAATCAACAAACAGAAAAAAATTTTAGAACAAGAAAAAACACTTAAATCTCAAAACACAAATAAAAATAACAAAACAAACCATAAGGCTAAAAAATTAAGCCCAGCGCAAGAGTATTTAAGCCTAGGAAAAAATAGCCGCCTTGAGCCTCAATTGAGCACAGAAAATATGAAAGTTTATGTACTTGATGGAAAATTCTTAAGCGATTATAGAATCAAACTTTTAAAAGATATGCTAACAAGCATAGAGGATAATTCTAAAGATTATTTCCTTAGTGTTTTTGTCAAAATGCTACCTAAAGGAGAAATGAATTTAACTATCTATAATAAAGATATTATTTTCTCAGATATGAAAAAAGCTTACAAATATATAAGCATAGATAAAATTTCACCTTATGTTAAAACCCCTGAGATGCTTAACCAATATGTAGCACGCGAAGAAATTATAGAAAGACTTAAATTTCAAATTAAAACTCAAGGAAAAGGAAGTGATTTTTCTAAGCATATAAATAGCTTAAAGGCTGGACTCGACACAGCTCAATACTTTTTTCCATTTTGTGAAATTATAGAAATTACTTCTGTAAAATAA
- a CDS encoding Valyl-tRNA synthetase, with translation MYDKSVEKTYYQICEERGYFEIDGNKAIQEKNKNFCIMMPPPNVTGVLHIGHALTFTLQDIITRYKRMDGYKVLYQPGLDHAGIATQNVVEKQLLAQDIKKEELGREKFIEKVWEWKEQSGGKILDQMRTLGITPAWSRLRFTMDEGLANAVKKAFVELYDKKLIVRGNYMINWCTHDGALSDIEVEYKENKGKLYHIKYYLKDSDEYLVVATTRPETFFGDTAVMVHPDDERYKQFIGKELILPLSNKAIKIIADEHVEKEFGTGVVKVTPAHDMNDYEVGLKHNLEFISVFDEKGILNEHCLEFKGLERLEARDKIVAKLESLGFIDKIEEHNNQVGYCYRCNNIVEPYISKQWFVKQEIAKESIEKVALGESKFYPSHWINSFNAWMKDLRAWCISRQLWWGHQIPVYYCECSHEWASQDTPKTCPKCGSQNFKQDEDVLDTWFSSGLWAISTLGWGNGTWGKDKIWFEEDLKEFYPNSLLITGFDILFFWVARMMFQSTNALGVLPFKDIYLHALVKDEQGRKMSKSLGNVIDPNESIKEYSADILRFTLALLAIQGRDIKLSNDKLLQVRNFTNKIYNATNYLLLNEEQFEDLEKIELKSALAQFVYSRFQDCVKNVRENLDNYRFNDAANTLYKFFWDDFCDWGIELSKAQKESVKELGSIFKEALKLLNPFMPFISEYLYHKLSKTELETSASIMISKYPQFQAKNSNIEEIFSLIIESIVSIRRAKSLVDLGNSKIEKAYIKLNDKKMQDEIKSYMKFITMLAKCENIEFTENKLQKAICDVSENLEIFITLDNVDLSGILTRLENQKTKLEKESAKLNAMLSNEKFIANAPKEVVEQNKEALANLKTQLEKISAELANLKG, from the coding sequence ATGTATGATAAAAGCGTAGAAAAGACATATTATCAAATTTGCGAAGAACGCGGATATTTTGAAATCGATGGAAATAAAGCCATACAAGAAAAAAATAAAAACTTTTGCATCATGATGCCACCGCCTAATGTAACAGGTGTTTTGCATATAGGTCATGCCCTAACCTTTACCCTACAAGATATTATAACACGATACAAAAGAATGGATGGTTATAAGGTTCTTTATCAGCCAGGGCTTGATCATGCAGGCATTGCCACTCAAAATGTTGTAGAAAAACAACTTCTTGCTCAAGATATCAAAAAAGAAGAATTAGGTCGTGAAAAATTCATAGAAAAAGTTTGGGAATGGAAAGAACAAAGCGGTGGAAAAATTCTAGATCAAATGAGAACTCTAGGAATCACTCCTGCTTGGAGTCGCTTGCGCTTTACTATGGATGAGGGTTTAGCAAATGCAGTAAAAAAAGCTTTTGTGGAACTTTACGATAAAAAACTTATCGTGCGTGGAAACTATATGATCAATTGGTGTACTCACGATGGAGCTTTAAGTGATATAGAGGTAGAATATAAAGAAAACAAAGGTAAACTCTATCATATAAAATACTATCTCAAAGATAGCGATGAATACCTAGTCGTAGCCACAACGCGTCCTGAAACTTTTTTTGGTGATACTGCAGTCATGGTTCATCCTGATGATGAGCGTTATAAACAATTTATAGGAAAAGAACTGATCTTGCCTTTAAGCAACAAAGCTATTAAAATCATAGCTGATGAACATGTAGAAAAAGAATTTGGAACAGGTGTTGTAAAGGTTACTCCTGCTCATGATATGAATGACTATGAAGTAGGACTTAAACATAACTTAGAATTTATAAGTGTTTTTGACGAAAAAGGAATTTTAAACGAGCATTGTTTAGAATTTAAAGGCTTAGAACGATTAGAAGCTAGAGATAAAATTGTAGCTAAGTTAGAAAGTCTTGGCTTTATAGATAAAATAGAAGAACATAACAATCAAGTAGGATATTGTTATCGTTGCAATAACATAGTCGAACCTTATATCTCAAAACAATGGTTTGTAAAACAAGAAATTGCCAAAGAGAGTATAGAAAAAGTAGCTCTTGGTGAGAGTAAATTTTATCCAAGTCATTGGATTAATAGCTTTAATGCTTGGATGAAAGATTTAAGAGCTTGGTGTATTTCAAGACAGCTTTGGTGGGGACATCAAATTCCTGTATATTATTGTGAATGCTCGCATGAATGGGCAAGTCAAGATACACCTAAAACTTGTCCAAAATGTGGAAGTCAAAATTTTAAACAAGATGAAGATGTGCTCGATACTTGGTTTTCTTCAGGACTTTGGGCAATAAGCACACTTGGATGGGGAAATGGCACTTGGGGAAAAGATAAAATTTGGTTTGAAGAAGATTTAAAAGAATTTTATCCTAATTCTTTATTGATAACTGGTTTTGATATTTTATTTTTCTGGGTAGCTAGAATGATGTTTCAAAGTACAAATGCTTTAGGAGTCTTACCTTTTAAAGATATTTATTTACACGCTCTTGTTAAAGATGAGCAAGGTAGAAAAATGAGTAAGAGTCTTGGAAATGTTATCGATCCAAATGAAAGCATTAAAGAATACAGTGCCGATATCTTGCGTTTTACCTTAGCTTTGCTTGCTATACAAGGACGCGATATCAAGTTGAGCAACGACAAGCTTTTGCAAGTTAGAAATTTCACAAACAAAATATATAATGCGACAAATTATCTACTTTTAAATGAAGAGCAATTTGAAGATTTAGAAAAGATAGAACTTAAAAGCGCATTGGCTCAATTTGTTTATTCTAGATTTCAAGATTGTGTAAAAAATGTAAGAGAAAATTTGGACAATTATCGCTTTAATGATGCAGCAAACACGCTTTATAAATTCTTCTGGGATGATTTTTGCGATTGGGGGATAGAACTTAGCAAAGCCCAAAAAGAATCAGTAAAAGAATTAGGAAGCATTTTTAAAGAAGCTTTAAAACTCTTAAATCCTTTTATGCCATTTATCAGCGAGTATTTGTATCACAAGCTTAGCAAAACCGAACTTGAAACAAGCGCATCTATAATGATAAGCAAATATCCGCAATTTCAAGCAAAAAATTCCAACATAGAAGAAATTTTCTCTTTGATCATAGAAAGCATTGTTAGCATACGCCGCGCTAAAAGCCTCGTGGATTTAGGAAATTCAAAAATAGAAAAAGCATATATAAAATTAAATGATAAAAAAATGCAAGATGAGATCAAATCCTATATGAAATTTATCACCATGCTTGCCAAATGTGAAAATATAGAATTTACAGAAAACAAACTACAAAAAGCTATTTGCGATGTGAGTGAAAATTTAGAAATCTTCATCACACTTGATAATGTAGACTTAAGCGGCATTTTAACAAGACTTGAAAATCAAAAAACAAAGCTAGAAAAAGAAAGTGCTAAGCTAAATGCCATGTTATCAAATGAAAAATTTATCGCCAATGCACCTAAAGAAGTAGTAGAACAAAATAAAGAAGCTTTGGCAAATTTAAAAACTCAGCTTGAAAAAATATCAGCTGAACTAGCAAATTTAAAAGGTTAA